A genomic window from Methanobrevibacter sp. TLL-48-HuF1 includes:
- a CDS encoding citryl-CoA lyase: protein MSENNFKINEHSLRTAISKVEPDKIVTRGYNQRDLIEKIRYSDMVFLLLKGRLPSIKEGKLFNHVLVSFCDHGATPPSTQTARLVASSGSPLNAAVAGALLSFGHKHAGAIEKTMELYQSKIDSLMLTGDADIDNKQIASLAIDLYNEYIVSKNTKIPGFGHRYHNADPRADKLMELVIKEGCVGPHTKLALAIEDLLYQKKNIRLNVDGANAAILSDLGFDPKLGLGVFIIGRVPGIIAHIYEETIDEDEFRRFCDIDDIVYDGPGR from the coding sequence ATGTCGGAAAATAATTTTAAAATTAACGAGCATTCACTAAGAACAGCTATTTCTAAAGTGGAACCTGATAAAATTGTTACTAGGGGATACAATCAAAGAGATTTAATTGAAAAAATTAGATATAGTGATATGGTTTTTCTTCTTCTGAAAGGGAGATTGCCTTCAATAAAAGAGGGAAAATTATTTAATCATGTTTTAGTTTCTTTTTGTGATCATGGAGCCACTCCTCCAAGTACACAAACAGCAAGACTTGTTGCCTCTTCAGGTTCTCCGTTAAATGCTGCTGTAGCTGGTGCACTATTGTCATTTGGACATAAACATGCAGGAGCTATTGAAAAAACCATGGAATTGTACCAGTCCAAGATTGACTCTTTAATGTTAACTGGAGATGCAGATATTGACAATAAACAGATAGCTAGTTTGGCTATTGATTTATACAATGAATATATTGTCTCTAAAAATACTAAAATTCCTGGTTTTGGACACAGATATCATAATGCTGATCCAAGAGCAGATAAATTAATGGAACTTGTTATAAAAGAAGGATGTGTTGGTCCCCATACTAAATTGGCATTGGCCATTGAAGATTTGCTTTATCAAAAGAAAAACATTCGTTTAAATGTTGACGGGGCAAATGCAGCAATTTTGTCTGATTTAGGTTTTGACCCAAAATTAGGATTGGGGGTCTTTATTATTGGCCGTGTTCCGGGCATTATTGCTCATATTTATGAAGAAACTATTGATGAAGATGAATTTAGACGTTTTTGTGACATTGACGACATTGTTTATGATGGTCCTGGAAGGTAG
- a CDS encoding V-type ATP synthase subunit H, with amino-acid sequence MAEISEAIAMIKKAESDAEQLILDSESKSVDMINESKINAENIINEAKKAAEEEAKNTVFDAEDKAKKEAQSIAKDGEANVASLKEKAMANVDDAASIIVKNVL; translated from the coding sequence ATGGCAGAGATATCAGAAGCTATCGCAATGATAAAAAAAGCTGAATCTGATGCTGAACAACTTATTCTTGATTCAGAGTCCAAATCTGTGGACATGATAAATGAATCAAAAATAAATGCTGAAAATATTATAAATGAGGCAAAAAAAGCAGCAGAAGAAGAAGCTAAAAATACTGTTTTTGATGCAGAAGACAAAGCTAAAAAAGAAGCACAATCTATTGCTAAAGATGGAGAAGCTAATGTAGCTTCCTTAAAAGAAAAAGCTATGGCAAATGTAGATGATGCTGCTTCTATTATTGTCAAAAATGTTTTATAG
- a CDS encoding U32 family peptidase — MKKTEEFLEQLGIKRAYDDFESFKRFNDGGQYRFEVPGIQSPKIMDTLLKEASKNEITIHRITQTKGIMLLTDEEITEMVDLAKKYECELFLSVGPRATYDTSATVHTKEGSRIGYRLRGYDNLVYAIEDVKRAADLGVRGILLYDEGLLWTLNQMRKAGELPKSLHFKMSAHTGHGNPASAKLLEENGLNSFNPVRDLQIPMIAAIRKAVYMPLDLHTENPKSTGGFIRHYEVPKIIKVASPVYLKTGGSVAQSHNWNTSEKEAIARIKQVKLVKRMIDQYYSDAISSPKGSNDLSIPE; from the coding sequence ATGAAAAAAACTGAAGAATTCTTGGAACAGCTTGGAATTAAAAGGGCTTATGACGATTTTGAATCATTTAAACGTTTTAATGATGGAGGACAGTATCGTTTTGAGGTTCCAGGAATACAATCTCCAAAAATAATGGATACTTTACTTAAGGAAGCTTCTAAAAATGAAATAACTATTCATCGTATTACTCAAACCAAAGGAATAATGCTGCTTACTGATGAAGAAATTACAGAAATGGTTGACTTGGCTAAAAAATATGAATGTGAACTTTTTTTATCTGTAGGTCCAAGAGCTACCTATGATACCAGTGCAACTGTTCATACTAAGGAAGGAAGCAGGATAGGATATCGATTAAGAGGATATGACAATTTAGTTTATGCAATTGAGGACGTTAAAAGAGCGGCTGATTTGGGAGTTCGTGGAATACTGTTATATGATGAAGGTTTACTTTGGACTTTAAACCAGATGAGAAAAGCAGGTGAACTTCCGAAATCACTTCATTTCAAAATGTCTGCACATACTGGACATGGAAATCCCGCATCTGCAAAATTACTTGAAGAAAACGGTCTTAATTCTTTCAATCCAGTTAGAGATTTGCAAATTCCTATGATTGCAGCTATTCGTAAAGCAGTGTATATGCCTTTAGATTTGCATACTGAAAATCCGAAATCAACTGGCGGATTTATCAGACATTATGAAGTTCCGAAGATTATTAAAGTAGCTTCTCCAGTATATTTAAAAACAGGAGGTTCAGTAGCACAGTCTCATAATTGGAATACTTCTGAAAAAGAAGCAATTGCTCGTATTAAACAGGTTAAACTGGTTAAAAGAATGATTGACCAATATTATAGTGATGCAATATCTTCTCCTAAAGGATCTAATGATTTATCTATTCCTGAGTGA
- a CDS encoding DUF3100 domain-containing protein, producing MEWAQITDKNEKVKGTEHIYRDKTDKTILKKAPWKDYKLHITVLLLVIISEFIGPVEFNLTKDICVVIMPLLYAMVLGLALFLLKPVKWITKKQSKIAESAMLLFIGPLLAKLAVASGQSFHILLDVGPALVLQEFGNLGTVFLALPVALLLGFKKETIGMTNSIGRETNVAVVIDKFGFDSAETRGVLTVFIIGTVIGTLYISFLSCLCVSVLPLHPYAFAMATGVGSASMNAAALAPLLSAFPASMSTNIQAFAGFSNLISFCVGIYFCIFLAIPLAQKLYAWLEPKIGRETPVSHLGEEE from the coding sequence TTGGAGTGGGCGCAGATTACTGATAAAAACGAAAAAGTTAAGGGGACAGAACACATATATCGTGATAAGACTGATAAAACTATTTTAAAGAAAGCACCATGGAAAGATTATAAATTACATATTACTGTGCTTTTATTGGTTATTATTTCCGAATTTATAGGGCCCGTTGAATTCAATCTTACAAAAGATATTTGTGTTGTAATTATGCCGTTGTTATATGCAATGGTTCTTGGTTTGGCTTTGTTCTTATTAAAACCAGTTAAATGGATTACTAAAAAACAATCTAAAATTGCAGAAAGTGCAATGCTGTTATTTATAGGACCTTTGCTTGCAAAATTAGCAGTAGCTAGTGGTCAATCATTCCATATTTTACTTGATGTTGGCCCTGCTTTAGTTTTACAGGAGTTTGGTAATTTGGGAACTGTATTTTTAGCACTTCCTGTGGCATTGCTTTTAGGATTTAAAAAAGAAACTATTGGTATGACTAATTCTATTGGTCGTGAAACCAATGTGGCAGTTGTTATTGATAAATTTGGATTTGATTCTGCAGAAACTAGGGGAGTTTTAACAGTATTTATTATTGGAACTGTTATTGGAACGTTATACATCAGTTTTCTGTCATGTTTATGTGTATCAGTTTTACCACTTCATCCATATGCATTTGCAATGGCAACAGGGGTAGGCAGTGCAAGTATGAATGCAGCTGCATTGGCTCCATTGTTAAGTGCTTTCCCGGCAAGTATGAGTACAAATATTCAGGCATTTGCAGGATTCAGTAATTTAATTTCCTTCTGTGTTGGAATTTATTTCTGTATATTTTTAGCTATTCCATTAGCTCAAAAATTATATGCTTGGCTTGAACCTAAAATTGGGAGAGAAACTCCTGTTTCTCATTTAGGGGAGGAAGAATAA
- a CDS encoding fumarate hydratase: protein MDIIEDVSNAIIKASTNLSEDKFNALKKAISVEDNENALWALNQILENYKVASKTKFPLCDDTGIPHVIIEIGEKREITGELIAQINEGIEKGLNNLPARPMAVKGNDVERIEQSKGLYNSPGQMKAASFLINSFSDDSTYKRNISPDTLNIHFILEGGGPEIRAKTYRVYHKRSIENVIGTAIGWLSESLKMLGCTPSVPAVGIGRTHYEASSLLLKSIVYGNLDSQSDLENYVTQKLNETNIGPLGFGGKTTVLGSFVNVGNQRASGVRIVSVRPSCFVEPRVATLHL, encoded by the coding sequence ATGGATATCATAGAAGATGTTTCAAATGCAATAATTAAAGCCAGTACAAATCTCTCTGAAGATAAATTCAATGCATTAAAAAAAGCCATTTCTGTTGAAGATAATGAAAATGCTTTGTGGGCTTTAAATCAAATTTTAGAAAATTATAAAGTAGCCAGTAAGACCAAATTCCCTTTATGTGATGATACAGGAATTCCTCATGTAATCATTGAAATAGGTGAAAAAAGAGAAATCACCGGAGAGTTAATAGCTCAGATTAATGAGGGAATTGAAAAAGGATTAAATAATTTGCCTGCCCGCCCTATGGCTGTTAAAGGTAATGATGTTGAGCGAATTGAACAATCAAAAGGATTGTATAACAGTCCGGGGCAGATGAAAGCAGCATCCTTTTTGATAAATTCTTTCAGTGATGATTCAACATATAAAAGAAATATTTCTCCGGACACTTTAAACATCCATTTTATACTGGAAGGGGGAGGTCCTGAAATAAGAGCAAAGACATATAGGGTATATCATAAAAGATCAATTGAAAATGTAATTGGTACAGCTATCGGCTGGTTAAGTGAATCACTTAAAATGTTGGGATGCACTCCTTCTGTTCCTGCTGTCGGTATTGGCCGTACACATTATGAGGCATCATCCTTACTGTTAAAATCAATTGTTTATGGAAATTTAGATTCCCAAAGCGATTTGGAAAATTATGTAACTCAGAAATTAAACGAAACAAATATCGGACCATTGGGTTTTGGTGGAAAAACCACAGTTTTAGGTTCATTTGTTAATGTAGGTAATCAAAGGGCAAGCGGTGTTAGAATTGTTTCAGTCAGACCTTCCTGTTTTGTAGAACCGAGAGTTGCAACATTACATTTATAA
- a CDS encoding MmgE/PrpD family protein, with amino-acid sequence MFLQNISKFISNYRYEQASKETLNVVKAAFIDFFGVTYRGVNEESSRIAFNTISELFFGNMEFELESSVIGMPNFKTNLLNAGFLNGISAHVLELDDGHRGAQIHLGAVIFPTALAISEAYDLDGKSFLEAVIAGYEVGIMMGQIVNPQHRNNGFHTTGTVGTFVAGAVASKLLNLDENQTLNALGLCGTQAAGLLESDHNGSMGKVLHVGKAVYNGLISAFLALNGFTGAGTIFDGDEGFLKTMVLSDSDFSLDVALKNMGKVRVRDIYFKKYPFCRHLHSSIDTVLKLKASIGEEYEHIGNVIIKTYDVAAKHDNYNPKNVEELKQSLPYAVAIMLVCGEIDLDDLNQLIEFGLLDSYSTVDKVNSIKNLASKIIIVSDSGLDELYPNKRPSNVIIKLDESFRGGIFQNITLLPKGDFENPYQLKDLIDKFKSLNPDFDLNKLLVVDNIEDYSIKQLMETLNE; translated from the coding sequence ATGTTTTTACAAAATATTTCCAAATTTATTTCAAATTATCGTTATGAACAGGCATCAAAAGAAACCCTTAATGTGGTAAAAGCAGCATTTATTGATTTTTTTGGAGTTACATATAGGGGAGTAAATGAAGAATCTTCTAGAATAGCTTTCAATACGATTAGTGAACTATTTTTTGGAAATATGGAGTTTGAGCTGGAATCTTCTGTTATTGGTATGCCCAATTTTAAAACAAATCTGCTGAATGCAGGTTTTTTAAATGGTATTTCAGCTCATGTTTTGGAATTGGATGATGGTCATAGAGGAGCACAAATTCATTTGGGTGCAGTTATTTTCCCAACTGCCTTGGCTATTAGTGAAGCTTATGATTTGGACGGCAAATCTTTTTTAGAAGCGGTTATTGCAGGTTATGAAGTTGGAATAATGATGGGCCAAATTGTCAATCCCCAACATAGAAACAATGGATTTCATACAACAGGAACTGTTGGAACATTTGTTGCAGGTGCTGTTGCTTCTAAATTGCTTAATCTTGATGAAAACCAAACATTAAATGCTTTAGGTTTGTGTGGAACTCAGGCTGCAGGTCTTTTAGAGTCTGACCATAATGGGAGTATGGGCAAAGTTCTTCATGTTGGAAAAGCTGTTTATAATGGATTAATATCTGCATTTTTGGCTTTAAACGGATTCACTGGTGCCGGAACAATTTTTGATGGGGATGAAGGTTTTTTAAAAACAATGGTTTTGTCAGATAGTGATTTTTCTTTAGATGTTGCTCTAAAAAATATGGGTAAAGTTAGGGTCAGAGACATTTACTTTAAAAAATATCCGTTTTGCAGACATTTGCACTCTTCAATAGATACTGTTTTAAAACTAAAGGCAAGTATAGGTGAAGAGTATGAGCATATTGGAAATGTGATTATCAAAACATATGATGTAGCTGCTAAACATGATAATTATAATCCGAAAAATGTCGAAGAATTAAAACAGAGTTTGCCTTATGCAGTGGCCATTATGCTTGTTTGTGGTGAAATTGATTTGGATGATTTAAATCAGTTAATTGAGTTTGGCCTGCTTGATAGCTATTCAACAGTTGATAAAGTTAACAGTATTAAGAATCTGGCTAGTAAAATAATCATTGTTTCTGATAGTGGATTGGATGAGCTATATCCAAATAAAAGACCATCAAATGTTATTATTAAGTTGGATGAATCTTTCAGAGGGGGAATTTTCCAAAATATTACATTATTGCCAAAAGGTGATTTTGAAAATCCATATCAATTAAAAGATTTAATTGACAAATTCAAAAGTTTGAATCCTGATTTTGATTTAAATAAATTGCTTGTTGTTGATAATATTGAAGATTATTCTATAAAACAACTTATGGAAACATTAAATGAGTAG
- a CDS encoding nitroreductase family protein: MDFDDVINKRYSVRGYLDKEVEDEKLEYVLKAATIAPTGVNNQPFKVFVVDTKKNKESLSEIYGAKWFVEAPYVLCVVANVDEAWTRPWDGKNIADIDATIVMDHIILAATNVGLGTCYIAAFNADKARQFLNLNDNEVPVLFTPLGYGNAEPRDTPRKEIDEFVEYI, from the coding sequence ATGGATTTTGATGATGTAATTAATAAAAGGTATAGTGTAAGAGGATATTTGGACAAGGAAGTTGAAGATGAAAAACTTGAATATGTATTGAAAGCAGCTACAATAGCTCCAACAGGAGTGAATAACCAGCCTTTTAAAGTGTTTGTAGTTGACACTAAAAAAAATAAAGAATCTTTATCTGAAATTTATGGGGCTAAATGGTTTGTGGAAGCTCCTTATGTATTATGTGTTGTAGCTAATGTTGATGAAGCATGGACAAGACCTTGGGACGGAAAGAACATAGCTGATATTGATGCAACTATTGTAATGGACCATATTATTTTGGCAGCTACTAATGTTGGACTTGGAACATGTTACATTGCAGCATTTAATGCTGATAAAGCCAGACAATTTTTAAATTTAAATGATAATGAAGTTCCTGTATTGTTTACTCCTTTGGGATATGGAAATGCAGAACCAAGAGACACTCCAAGAAAAGAAATTGATGAATTTGTTGAATATATTTAG
- a CDS encoding tRNA(Ile)(2)-agmatinylcytidine synthase: MILIKYLHIGIDDTDSPDGMCTTYLACHIIDKLKEVGIEIVGYPRLIRLNPFARFKTRGNGGVAFKILNDDKVDLAKKIVLDEVEKLAMFDCDNTNPGVVFYDGEITEEMADYSFRAIYSFITIMEAEEFGNSIGCELHKFKKGRGIIGSIAAIGLPLDDFTYELLAYRIPENYGTKRHIDYDSVYLMDRETYPETFENVDYGEDYIAIEPKTPCPVLYGIRSNTVGALKKAKEIVQVEEPIENYCIFKTNQHTDMHIQKTDDIKSMKQFGCYEVVGTVKNKPRVIDGGHMFFYIFDDSGEIECGAYEPTKNFRKIVSDLRPGDVIKLFGGIGEQNTFNIEKFQVVKLNDIEYKNPICECGKRMTSAGKNKGFKCKKCGNKINDNKKVPIKIFRKLKNCQFYETPVSARRHLSKPICRMDL; this comes from the coding sequence GTGATTTTAATTAAATATTTGCATATTGGGATTGATGATACTGACTCTCCAGATGGTATGTGTACTACTTATTTGGCCTGCCATATTATTGATAAATTAAAGGAAGTAGGTATTGAAATTGTTGGTTATCCTCGTTTAATTAGATTAAATCCATTTGCAAGATTCAAAACACGGGGAAACGGCGGCGTTGCTTTTAAAATATTAAATGATGATAAAGTTGATTTAGCTAAGAAAATAGTTTTAGATGAAGTGGAAAAATTAGCTATGTTTGACTGTGATAATACAAATCCCGGTGTTGTATTTTATGATGGTGAAATAACTGAAGAAATGGCTGATTATTCATTTAGGGCTATTTATTCATTTATTACAATTATGGAAGCTGAAGAATTTGGAAATTCTATTGGCTGTGAACTTCATAAATTTAAAAAAGGAAGGGGAATTATCGGATCCATTGCAGCTATTGGACTGCCTTTAGATGATTTTACTTATGAATTATTAGCTTACAGAATACCTGAAAATTATGGTACTAAAAGACACATTGATTATGATTCAGTTTATTTGATGGATAGGGAAACTTATCCTGAAACTTTTGAGAATGTTGATTATGGTGAAGATTATATAGCTATTGAACCTAAAACTCCATGTCCTGTTTTGTATGGTATTAGATCAAATACTGTTGGCGCTCTTAAGAAGGCTAAAGAAATAGTTCAAGTTGAAGAACCTATAGAAAATTACTGTATTTTTAAAACTAATCAGCATACAGATATGCACATTCAAAAAACAGATGATATAAAGAGTATGAAACAATTTGGATGTTATGAAGTAGTGGGAACTGTCAAAAATAAACCGCGTGTTATTGATGGTGGTCATATGTTCTTTTATATCTTTGATGATTCTGGGGAGATTGAATGTGGAGCTTATGAACCAACAAAAAACTTCAGAAAAATTGTATCTGATTTAAGACCTGGGGATGTTATTAAACTCTTTGGGGGGATTGGGGAACAAAATACATTTAACATTGAAAAGTTTCAAGTTGTTAAATTAAATGATATTGAATATAAAAATCCTATTTGTGAATGTGGAAAAAGAATGACTTCTGCTGGAAAAAATAAGGGATTTAAATGTAAAAAATGCGGAAATAAAATTAATGATAATAAAAAAGTTCCTATTAAAATTTTCAGAAAATTAAAAAATTGTCAGTTTTATGAAACACCAGTTTCTGCTAGGCGTCATTTGTCAAAACCTATTTGTAGGATGGATTTATAG